A DNA window from Aestuariispira ectoiniformans contains the following coding sequences:
- a CDS encoding outer membrane protein assembly factor BamD yields the protein MPLVVSSSRRFARAVLVSAVLAGAVTACSTDEEPAYVERPVEELYNAAMDQFEARDYKKAALAFEEVDRQHPYSVWATKSQLMTAYTQYLADKYDDAVISLDRYIELHPGSSDTPYAYYLRAICYYEQISDIQRDQKITALAQQALQEVVQRYPESTYARDARLKLDLTQDHLAGKEMAVGRFYLKRGEYLAAINRFRTVVERFQTTTHVPEALHRLVEAYLSLGVTDEAQMAAAVLGHNYPASQWYADSYALLEGRDLRPEANESWLAEMWDWVF from the coding sequence ATGCCTTTGGTCGTTTCTTCTTCCCGGCGTTTCGCCCGGGCTGTCTTAGTTTCTGCAGTTCTTGCCGGTGCCGTCACCGCCTGTTCCACTGATGAGGAACCGGCCTATGTCGAACGGCCGGTCGAGGAATTGTATAATGCCGCCATGGACCAGTTCGAGGCTCGCGACTATAAAAAGGCGGCCTTGGCTTTCGAGGAAGTCGACCGGCAGCACCCCTATTCCGTCTGGGCGACCAAGTCCCAGTTGATGACGGCCTATACCCAGTATCTGGCCGACAAATATGATGACGCCGTCATCTCTCTGGATCGCTATATCGAATTGCATCCGGGCAGCAGCGATACGCCCTATGCCTATTACCTGCGCGCAATTTGCTATTATGAACAGATTTCCGATATCCAGCGCGACCAGAAGATCACCGCGCTGGCCCAGCAGGCCCTGCAGGAAGTCGTGCAACGCTATCCGGAAAGCACCTATGCCCGCGATGCCCGGTTAAAGCTGGACCTGACGCAGGACCACCTGGCAGGCAAGGAAATGGCTGTTGGCCGGTTTTACCTGAAACGGGGCGAATATCTGGCTGCCATTAACCGGTTCCGCACTGTGGTGGAAAGATTCCAGACCACAACCCACGTGCCGGAAGCCTTGCACCGTCTGGTCGAGGCTTATCTGTCTCTTGGTGTGACCGACGAGGCCCAGATGGCGGCGGCCGTTCTCGGCCATAACTATCCGGCCAGCCAATGGTATGCGGATTCCTATGCCCTGCTGGAGGGGCGGGACCTTCGCCCCGAAGCCAATGAAAGCTGGTTGGCGGAAATGTGGGACTGGGTATTCTAG
- the recN gene encoding DNA repair protein RecN — translation MLIDLSIRDVVLIERLDLSFDDGLAVLTGETGAGKSILLDSLGLALGARAEARLVRHGSNQAVVTAAFSLPENHLANRVLQEQGLDIDETLVLRRILKPDGRSRAYANDQPISIGLLRQLGECLIEIQGQFDQQGLMDSTTHIDVLDSYASLYQDRQTCADLFRRWKETETALKQAQLAAEKAREDEDYLRHSVDELEKFAPQPGEEDTLSAERTMLQNAEKLIEAINEAHQHLDGRSGADALLRKAQKALERIADKATGQVDAAIEALERAAVEIQEGLSGLSSAMLDIRPDESLLNATEERLFALRDLARKHNAHPDQLADVLVQLQKNLMLIDDSAAELTRLTEEATAAKQAYIEAADALTAKRHDAAGRLDKAVNSELPPLKLEKATFITVQEELPEDGWTANGKDRVQFQVSTNPGTPAGPLSKIASGGELSRFLLALKVSLAETGSVPTLVFDEVDSGVGGATAAAVGERLDRLSESVQILVITHSPQVAARGQSHWRVAKSLNGEAMVTAVSRLDEAQRREELARMLSGAEVTNEARAAADRLLADRQFEGTDA, via the coding sequence ATGCTCATCGACCTGTCCATTCGTGACGTAGTCCTGATCGAACGGCTGGATCTAAGCTTTGATGATGGCTTGGCCGTCCTGACCGGCGAAACCGGTGCCGGTAAATCCATCCTTCTCGATTCCCTGGGGCTCGCGCTTGGCGCGCGGGCAGAGGCACGGCTGGTGCGCCACGGCAGCAATCAGGCAGTCGTTACCGCCGCCTTCAGCCTTCCCGAAAATCATCTGGCAAACCGTGTTCTGCAGGAACAGGGCCTCGATATCGACGAGACACTGGTTCTGCGACGTATCCTGAAACCGGACGGTCGCAGCCGCGCCTATGCCAACGACCAGCCGATCAGCATCGGGCTGTTGCGGCAGTTGGGCGAATGCCTGATCGAAATCCAGGGCCAGTTTGACCAACAGGGCCTGATGGACAGCACCACCCATATCGACGTGCTCGACAGTTACGCGTCTCTGTATCAGGACCGCCAGACCTGCGCAGACCTGTTCAGGCGCTGGAAGGAAACGGAAACGGCACTGAAGCAGGCCCAACTTGCAGCCGAAAAGGCCCGCGAGGACGAAGACTATTTGCGCCACAGCGTCGATGAACTGGAGAAATTCGCCCCCCAGCCCGGTGAAGAAGATACGCTTTCCGCCGAACGTACCATGCTGCAAAACGCCGAAAAGCTGATCGAGGCGATCAACGAGGCCCACCAGCATCTGGATGGCCGCAGCGGCGCGGATGCCCTGCTCCGCAAGGCACAAAAGGCGTTGGAGCGGATCGCCGACAAGGCCACCGGCCAGGTGGATGCCGCCATCGAGGCTCTGGAACGGGCCGCCGTGGAAATCCAGGAAGGGCTGTCGGGGTTAAGCTCCGCCATGCTGGATATCCGGCCCGACGAAAGCCTGCTGAACGCTACCGAGGAACGTCTTTTTGCCTTGCGCGACCTGGCCCGCAAGCACAACGCCCATCCGGACCAACTGGCGGACGTCCTGGTACAGCTTCAGAAGAACCTGATGCTGATCGACGACAGTGCGGCGGAACTGACCCGCCTGACGGAAGAAGCGACGGCGGCGAAGCAGGCCTATATCGAGGCTGCGGACGCGCTGACGGCCAAACGCCATGACGCGGCAGGGCGTCTGGACAAGGCGGTCAATTCCGAATTGCCGCCGCTGAAATTGGAAAAAGCCACCTTCATCACAGTTCAGGAAGAGCTTCCGGAAGATGGCTGGACCGCGAACGGCAAGGATCGCGTGCAGTTCCAGGTATCGACCAACCCGGGGACACCTGCCGGGCCGCTTTCCAAGATTGCCTCCGGTGGTGAATTGAGCCGCTTCCTCCTGGCATTGAAAGTGTCGCTGGCGGAAACCGGTTCCGTACCGACCCTGGTCTTTGACGAAGTGGATTCCGGTGTCGGCGGGGCAACGGCGGCGGCCGTTGGCGAAAGGCTGGACCGGTTGTCCGAATCGGTTCAGATCCTGGTCATCACCCACTCACCCCAAGTGGCCGCCCGTGGGCAATCCCACTGGCGCGTCGCGAAATCCCTGAATGGTGAAGCCATGGTCACTGCCGTTTCACGCCTTGACGAGGCACAGCGGCGTGAGGAACTGGCGCGAATGCTGTCCGGCGCAGAGGTCACCAACGAGGCCCGCGCGGCAGCGGACCGCCTGTTGGCAGATCGCCAGTTTGAAGGAACGGATGCATGA
- the lpxC gene encoding UDP-3-O-acyl-N-acetylglucosamine deacetylase has product MSDSGQYGMTPGVDASLPVLHQRTLKNTIHCNGVGLHSGHKISLALKPAAPNTGIIFHRTDVSGEAAVVPARYDTVTDTRLCTKISNAHDISVGTVEHLMAAIAGCGIDNLIVELDGPEVPVMDGSSEPFVFLIECAGIEDQHAPRHAVVVKKTVSVDNNGCTATLSPSNDFTISMGIDFPNKVIGRQELFLEVSGDNFKHEICRARTFGFVQEVEALREMGLARGASLDNAVGIAGDTIMNEEGLRYEDECVRHKVLDCIGDLALAGAPLVGHYRGFKAGHAINNALLRELFSSKENWELVEVEKLQGLQVELAATA; this is encoded by the coding sequence ATGAGCGACAGCGGACAATACGGGATGACGCCTGGGGTAGACGCCTCCCTGCCTGTCTTGCACCAGCGGACCCTGAAAAACACCATCCACTGCAACGGCGTCGGCCTGCACAGCGGCCACAAGATTTCACTGGCCCTGAAACCGGCAGCCCCGAACACGGGCATCATCTTCCACCGTACGGATGTTTCCGGTGAGGCGGCGGTGGTCCCGGCGCGCTATGACACGGTAACCGACACCCGCCTGTGCACCAAAATCAGCAACGCCCACGACATTTCCGTCGGTACTGTTGAACATCTGATGGCGGCGATTGCAGGCTGTGGCATCGACAACCTGATCGTTGAACTGGACGGCCCGGAAGTTCCGGTCATGGACGGCAGTTCCGAACCTTTCGTCTTCCTGATTGAATGTGCAGGCATCGAAGACCAGCACGCCCCGCGTCATGCAGTGGTCGTGAAAAAGACGGTCAGCGTGGACAACAACGGCTGCACGGCAACCTTGTCCCCGTCCAACGACTTCACGATCAGCATGGGCATTGATTTCCCGAACAAGGTGATCGGCCGTCAGGAACTGTTCCTGGAAGTCAGCGGCGACAACTTCAAGCATGAAATCTGCCGCGCCCGTACCTTTGGCTTCGTTCAGGAAGTCGAAGCGCTGCGCGAGATGGGCCTTGCCCGTGGCGCCAGCCTGGACAACGCAGTCGGCATCGCCGGCGATACGATCATGAACGAAGAAGGCCTGCGCTACGAAGACGAATGCGTCCGCCACAAGGTTCTGGACTGCATCGGTGATCTGGCTCTGGCAGGTGCACCGCTGGTCGGTCACTATCGAGGCTTCAAGGCCGGCCACGCCATCAACAACGCCCTGCTGCGTGAACTGTTCTCCTCCAAAGAGAACTGGGAGTTGGTCGAGGTGGAAAAATTGCAGGGTTTGCAGGTGGAACTGGCCGCAACAGCCTGA